From the genome of Neosynechococcus sphagnicola sy1:
AGAAGGGCAACCAGTTGGCACAACATTCTTAATGCCATAACCATTCAACACTTCACAGCTAAATTCACCACGTACAGAAATAGCCCTTGAACTTTCTGATGCCAACTTAAGCAAACGAGTGGTACCAGGTTTTAAAGGAGCTAACATATTACCATCATAAATCTGTGCGCCAATACCGCAAATAATTACAGGTAAACCTGTTGCCTCAATACGTGCAGTTAAAGTACTAAAGTCAGAGTAAGGATTCACCCAATTAGCAGCAGCAATAACAATGACATCACAATCTTCAATATCCTTAGGCGAAAAATGAAATTCGCATCTCTTAGCATCCTGTAAAACAGTAAATAGAGACTCAGAGAAAATCATGTTGCCAGTATTATTACCGAAATCTTGTAACATTCGTTCAGTAAATGCTTTGGATGCTATATTTTTCGAGCTTGAATCTATACCAAGAACCGCTGGACGTTTATACATAATCATTATTCCTTAACGGGTAAATTCCCCGTTGCTTGCGGGGTTTACAAAAAGCGGGAGTGCGATCCGAGGGAGAAATTCCGTAATGCCCCATCTGCTTGCAGGGGGGTAGAAATTTTAACATCCTTCCTGTAAGTTTTACTATCATTCACCTCTGTTTAGTAGGCTAACGAATTCATTGTATTGCTCACCATAAACCCTTTTAACAGCTCTTCGCTCTAACAAACTGTTATAGACAGAGTCATATTGAGACGTGACTTTATCTATTTGGAAATCATTTTGAATTTGCTTGGCCGCATTAACATAAGCAATGTGGTTTTCACGATCTAGCATCTTATACATCGCAGAGACTAAATTACCCACAAACTTAGTGTCATTGGGTTCAGGAGCAACTAATACTCCAGCGACAAGACTATTGTCGCTCCTAAAGGTTACGATATTTTTTACCTCTCCAACGTCGGTAGCAATGACGGGTGTACTCGTTTGAATACATTCAATTAGAGTTAGAGGAAATGACTCACCCTGAAACCTTGACGCGAGTATACCGCAATCACAAAGTCGATAAAAACCATGAATTTCTTTTGGTATCCCAAAAATTTAACATTATTGAACTTGTCATATATTTCACTTAAACGTGTCTTTTCTTCCCCATCACCGCACAATAATATAAATAACTCTTTATCGGATACGTCATTTATAATTAAAGCAGCCTTTATAGCTTCTTCCCAACCCTTCGATCTAATAGCTCTTGATGCAATTCCAAAAACAAAAGCATCATCTGAAATACCTAAATCGCTTCTCATAAGTGGGAATGCACCTTCTCTAACGGGTACGGCATTAGGTAGTTTTGTGAATAACAAAGGTGACAAAGGCAACTGATCAAATGCAGCCAGATTCTTTTCGGAAATATAAACCCAGTGATCAACTAATTTTAAAAATTTTAGAAGATATTGTGCATCTATTTGCTCACATTCATAGGCTCCATGATGGGTTACTATGTAAGGAATATTGATTGATTTAGAAGCAGAAAAAAAGTATTCCCAGCCCGGATTGTGAGAATGAATTAAATTTATATTAGCTTCTCTAATAAAGCTCTCAATGCCAATTTCATCAATCAGATCTTTGCAATAAACAGGGATACGTCTATTGAGCATATTGCGAATATCTTCATTCTCTTGTTGGGAATCTAAAATCGCAAAAGATACTAAATATCCCATTGATAAAAGTTGATTGGCTAAATGTATTGGGAATATCTCCCCACCACCTAGATGAAAACCTAATGACGCGATGAGAATATGCTTTGTAATTTTTTTCTCTTTCAGAAGTGATGATATATCGAACAGGTCAATCAAACCTTCGGATGTACTTTTTTTGAATGAATGCTTGTAATGATCAGCAAGTAAAGCGTAAAATCGAAATAATGAATTTTCGCTTATACCATGATAATTTCGGAGAAACTTCGCCACCCTAAAATGCTCACGAAAATATTTTTCACTAGCGAAACTAGTAACTGATGTGTTCGCAGAATGTTGTCTGAAATAGCTTTTGGCAGTTGGTTCATAAGCAATTCTTCCACCACCAGCTAAAACCGCATATAAAAACCAATCTGCACAAACTTTGTACTCCGCCGCTGCACTCCATATCTCAGGGGGTAATATTTGGTTGCGAAACACACAGCCCCCGACATTTGCTATTACATTTCTTATGCCAAAAGCCCCATTAAACCAATGATTGCTTGTGGCGATGTTCACATCCTTCCAAATTCCTGGGAATGCGCTTTCGCGGTAATCGTCCAATCCAGAAAACTCCACAGAGTCCTCATCCATGAACTGAATTCTACCAAAAGCTACCATAATACTTGGATCTGCAAAGAACTTAACAAGCTTTTCCAGAAAGTCAGGGTCACAACTATCGTCACTTTCACAAATCCACACCAACTCACATGTTGCAAGAGAAAGCCCTTTTTCCCATTGTTTAAAGACACTTCCTGAATTAATCTTATTAAATA
Proteins encoded in this window:
- a CDS encoding glycosyltransferase, producing the protein MFGIPKEIHGFYRLCDCGILASRFQGESFPLTLIECIQTSTPVIATDVGEVKNIVTFRSDNSLVAGVLVAPEPNDTKFVGNLVSAMYKMLDRENHIAYVNAAKQIQNDFQIDKVTSQYDSVYNSLLERRAVKRVYGEQYNEFVSLLNRGE
- a CDS encoding tetratricopeptide repeat protein; its protein translation is MARLILRGDQLLVDLKYPQAATAYIEALRIDPSSAVVYYKLGELSLKQNRWEEAIQYFNQAIELQPDLYWAKFGVGQVLAEQGHLDQAIETFRRVVELQPNFLFAHYHLALCLSNLGLIDEAYQAFQKTIEIDPRFYWAYFSLGSMLERFGHNEEAIATYQKGLEQEPKNSLAHHQLGDLWLKLGRWNDAVTSYLQAINLDSKYVWSHHNLGVALGHLDRWNEALLCHQKVAELKPDFWQIPSTKLDFMVQYQLGLVLMIQQKLDESVLYLKQAISIKPDFSTTYQYLSLALIKLKRWKEALQYRQKIEELEPDTDVLSYDSYQSVGIEFQRLVLWEKSDIALLNEYAVISGEFDSNFYYSQYPDIAAGGIDPVMHYITAGWKELRDPSPVFSTQNYLRYNPDVSNKNLNPFYHFIVYGRSEGRRSQSFSNYIFQKKYIPKVSILIPNYNHARYLPERLDSILNQTYKNYEIIILDDCSKDNSRDVIEKYHSLYPSKIQYLFNKINSGSVFKQWEKGLSLATCELVWICESDDSCDPDFLEKLVKFFADPSIMVAFGRIQFMDEDSVEFSGLDDYRESAFPGIWKDVNIATSNHWFNGAFGIRNVIANVGGCVFRNQILPPEIWSAAAEYKVCADWFLYAVLAGGGRIAYEPTAKSYFRQHSANTSVTSFASEKYFREHFRVAKFLRNYHGISENSLFRFYALLADHYKHSFKKSTSEGLIDLFDISSLLKEKKITKHILIASLGFHLGGGEIFPIHLANQLLSMGYLVSFAILDSQQENEDIRNMLNRRIPVYCKDLIDEIGIESFIREANINLIHSHNPGWEYFFSASKSINIPYIVTHHGAYECEQIDAQYLLKFLKLVDHWVYISEKNLAAFDQLPLSPLLFTKLPNAVPVREGAFPLMRSDLGISDDAFVFGIASRAIRSKGWEEAIKAALIINDVSDKELFILLCGDGEEKTRLSEIYDKFNNVKFLGYQKKFMVFIDFVIAVYSRQGFRVSHFL